The Subtercola sp. PAMC28395 genome segment ATCGCCGCGGCGATCGACCTGAGCAACGAGCTGCTCACTCTCGACGGCGTCTCCGGGGTGAATCTCTCTGGTGGGCCCGAAGACGGTCGCGAGAGCTTCTTCGCCGAAGCGCTGGCACGCATCGCCAGCGGAGTTTCGCTGCGCATTCATGGCGCCGGCTGACAGCGTCAGCCGGGAAGAACGTTCGACGCCCATGTGCCTTCTGCTTCACGGGTGTACTCCAGGCGCCGGCTTGCCGTGCCAGGATGCGCGTGCCACAGCGTCACTCGCGTGGGGCGCAGCAGAATGCCTGCCCACGTGGCAGGTGGGAGAAGGGAGTCGGATTCGTGCTCGCCATCGAATGATCGCCAGGCCTCGATGCGTTCGTCGATGGGCAGTGCGGCCAACTCCGGCGAATTGAGCCAGGCCAGGGTCTTGAGGTAGGGCGAGCGGTTCCCGTAGGCCCGCTGGGCTTCAGTGGTAGGAGCGGGTTCGGTGTCGCCGAGCACGACGAGCTGCCGACCGAGCTCCGGCCACGCCACAGTGAAGGCCGCGCGGGGCAGCCTGGTGAGCTGGGCGATCTTGCGGGAACGGGCATCAGTGTGGAAGTAGAAGCCGATCTCATCGAATTCGCTCAGCAGCACGTGCCGAGTGTCGGGATACCCGTCGGCGGTGATCGTCGACAGGGCCACGAGTGGTCGAACGGGTTCGCTGTTGTCCGGGAGCCAATGCACGAGCTCATCGAAGAACGGCGCTGCAACGAGCGTGGGTGAGACCGTCATCAGGTGACTTTTCCGGCACCGGCAACCGGGGCGGTGCCGACGATGGGGAGTTTGCCCGGGTTCAGCAGGCCCTCTGGGTCGGTCACGGCAGAGAGGCGCCGGGTTCGCTCGACCTCGTGGTCGACCTCCCAGTGGTGCGGGTTGTGCGAGCCGACGCCCAGCGCCTCGAGGGCGGCGAAACCGGCATAGACCTGCTCCGGGCTCTCGTAGATACCGGCGAGCATGCCGATCGGGCGACCGTGCTGCGCCTCGATGTGCAACATGCCTCCGTTGTAGACCGCGTGGACCTCGTCGATGCGCTCTACCAGGCCGTCACCGGCGACCTCGATGTGGAAGTAGGTGCCAGGGTCACTCTTCTGCAACCACTCGATCGGGTGGTTGTACGAGAGCATGCTGATCTTCATCGAGGCCTGCGGGCCTTCGCGAACGTCTTCGATTCGGCCCCCGGCGCTGAAGATCAGCGCAGAGGCCGCCTCGACAGTTTCGGCGTCGAGAATGGCGCGGAGGCTGGCTCGGTCTTTCGGAATGGCGGGGTCGTCTGGCAGGGCGTTCGCCAGCGTGGGGAGATCGGCGGAGACGAGCCGCGGCGTGGGCTCGAGCTGGCCGATCTCGCGGATCACCGAGATCGCGTCGGCGAAGGTGTCAAAGCTTGCATAGAGTCCGCGCCAGTTCTGCAGCGGCTCGAGCGCCAGGGTTGCGCGGGCGATGATGCCGAGTGTGCCGTAGGTGTGAACATAGGGTTCGGCTTCGGCGCCGACGACGTGGATGAGCCGGGCATCCGGAACCGCGTGCACCACGTCGAGCTCCTTGACGAAGCCGGTGTGGTTGGAGCCGTGCTTGATCGATCCGGTGCCACCGGAACCACCGGAGAGAAAGCCGCCGATCGTGGACTGGGCAGTGGAGGGGTACATCAGCAATTGCTGCCCGGCGGCGTTCGCGGCCTGCTCGATCATGACCATGGGCGTGCCGGCCTCGACCGTGATGAAGCCGTCGCCCACCTCGACGATGCCGCGTGCCTTCGACATGTCGAGCACCAGGCCGCCCTGCATCGGGATGCCCTGGCCGTAGTTGCCCGTTCCCTTGCCGCGCGGCGTGATCGGCACGTGGTAACGCGCGGCTGCGGCGACGACGGCCGCGATCTGCTCGGCGGTCGTGGGAAAGGCGACGATGTCGGCCAGGCCGAGGGGGAGCTGTTCGGCGAGGATCGGTGACATCCAGGCGCCGTCGAGCGAGGCCTTCTCGCGGGCGCGGAGTTCGACGGTGACGGCCTTGTCGCCGAGGAGTTCACGGAGCTCGGCTTGCAGGGCGTCGATATCGGGTGTGAGAGCTGTGCTGGTCATGGGCTGCAATACTTTCTCGTGGATTCTCGGTCGTGCGTATCAGTGGGCGGCGAAGCCGATGCGTTTGGTGCGTGGGCCCGGGGTGAAGGTCGCGATCTCGGCAAGTGCTGCGGCCGACTTCGTGACGTTGTTCTCGAAATGCGCCTTGCCGAATTCCGCGTTCGCAGTGGTCGGGTCACCGATGACCCCGCTCGCGGCGAAGTCGTT includes the following:
- a CDS encoding pyridoxamine 5'-phosphate oxidase family protein, which gives rise to MTVSPTLVAAPFFDELVHWLPDNSEPVRPLVALSTITADGYPDTRHVLLSEFDEIGFYFHTDARSRKIAQLTRLPRAAFTVAWPELGRQLVVLGDTEPAPTTEAQRAYGNRSPYLKTLAWLNSPELAALPIDERIEAWRSFDGEHESDSLLPPATWAGILLRPTRVTLWHAHPGTASRRLEYTREAEGTWASNVLPG
- a CDS encoding FAD-binding oxidoreductase; amino-acid sequence: MTSTALTPDIDALQAELRELLGDKAVTVELRAREKASLDGAWMSPILAEQLPLGLADIVAFPTTAEQIAAVVAAAARYHVPITPRGKGTGNYGQGIPMQGGLVLDMSKARGIVEVGDGFITVEAGTPMVMIEQAANAAGQQLLMYPSTAQSTIGGFLSGGSGGTGSIKHGSNHTGFVKELDVVHAVPDARLIHVVGAEAEPYVHTYGTLGIIARATLALEPLQNWRGLYASFDTFADAISVIREIGQLEPTPRLVSADLPTLANALPDDPAIPKDRASLRAILDAETVEAASALIFSAGGRIEDVREGPQASMKISMLSYNHPIEWLQKSDPGTYFHIEVAGDGLVERIDEVHAVYNGGMLHIEAQHGRPIGMLAGIYESPEQVYAGFAALEALGVGSHNPHHWEVDHEVERTRRLSAVTDPEGLLNPGKLPIVGTAPVAGAGKVT